The following are from one region of the Leptospira yasudae genome:
- a CDS encoding flavin-containing monooxygenase: MAQKLKEAADKLKTSDHPVLDAVIVGTGFAGLGMGIRLKQAGIHSFVILEQADGVGGTWRDNHYPGAACDVQSHLYSFSFERNPNWSRMYGLQSEILGYLNHCTDKYDLRSHIHFNNSVNSAIFDERSGLWHVTSANGNSFKCRSLINGSGGLSRPVLPDIPGLKKFKGKMFHSARWDHSYDLKDKTVGVIGTGASAIQIVPAIQPNVKKLHLFQRTAPWVIAKPDRAISGAERWLFRVFPPAQWLFRLAIYWMLEFRVIAFTIHPSLMKLFEVFARGYLKKQIKNPELRQKVTPNFTIGCKRVLISNEYYGALQKPNVIVNTTAIQEVRENGIVTKDGVEHPIDALILATGFQAAEAMSPFEVKGLNGNDLNDAWANGAEAYLGTTVAGFPNFFLIVGPNTGLGHSSMVLMIESQINYVLQCILSMRKKKLKFINVLKQAQDKYNQAIQARLEKSIWNTGGCVSWYRTSSGKNTTLWPGFTFEFRLKTKFVNLSHYEAAKADDQLESIGLISRIAMLFSGVWR, encoded by the coding sequence ATGGCTCAGAAATTGAAAGAAGCGGCGGACAAATTGAAAACTTCCGATCATCCGGTCTTGGATGCGGTTATCGTCGGAACGGGGTTTGCGGGACTGGGAATGGGAATCCGTTTGAAACAAGCGGGAATTCATTCTTTTGTCATTTTGGAACAAGCGGACGGAGTGGGCGGTACTTGGAGAGACAATCATTATCCGGGTGCGGCTTGCGACGTGCAGTCTCATCTGTATTCCTTTTCGTTCGAACGAAATCCGAACTGGTCGAGAATGTACGGTCTTCAATCCGAGATTCTCGGCTATCTGAATCACTGCACGGATAAATACGATCTCAGGTCTCATATTCATTTTAACAATTCCGTGAACTCGGCGATCTTCGACGAACGATCCGGGCTGTGGCACGTAACGTCTGCAAACGGAAATTCGTTTAAGTGCAGAAGTCTGATTAACGGTTCGGGCGGTTTGAGCCGTCCCGTTCTTCCGGATATTCCCGGTTTAAAAAAATTTAAAGGGAAGATGTTTCACTCGGCGCGTTGGGATCATTCTTACGATCTCAAGGACAAAACCGTGGGTGTGATCGGAACCGGAGCGAGTGCGATTCAGATCGTGCCTGCGATTCAACCGAACGTCAAAAAACTGCATCTCTTTCAAAGAACCGCGCCTTGGGTGATCGCGAAACCGGACCGCGCGATTTCCGGAGCGGAAAGATGGTTGTTTAGAGTTTTTCCTCCGGCTCAGTGGTTGTTCCGTCTTGCGATCTATTGGATGCTCGAGTTCCGGGTGATCGCGTTTACGATTCATCCTAGTTTGATGAAATTGTTCGAAGTTTTCGCGAGAGGTTATCTGAAGAAGCAGATCAAAAACCCCGAACTGAGACAAAAGGTGACTCCGAATTTTACGATCGGCTGTAAGCGCGTTTTGATTTCCAATGAATACTACGGTGCATTACAAAAACCGAATGTGATCGTAAATACGACGGCGATCCAAGAAGTCCGCGAGAACGGAATCGTTACCAAGGACGGCGTGGAACATCCGATCGACGCGCTCATCCTCGCGACCGGGTTTCAAGCTGCGGAGGCGATGTCTCCTTTTGAAGTGAAGGGTTTAAACGGAAACGATTTGAACGACGCTTGGGCGAACGGAGCCGAAGCGTATTTGGGAACGACCGTTGCCGGATTTCCGAATTTCTTTCTGATCGTTGGTCCGAACACCGGTCTCGGTCATAGTTCCATGGTTTTGATGATCGAATCGCAGATCAATTACGTGCTTCAATGTATTCTTTCCATGCGTAAGAAAAAACTGAAATTCATCAACGTGTTGAAACAAGCTCAGGATAAATACAATCAGGCGATTCAGGCGCGGTTGGAAAAATCCATCTGGAATACGGGAGGTTGCGTCAGTTGGTATCGTACGAGTTCGGGTAAGAATACCACGTTGTGGCCCGGATTTACGTTCGAGTTCCGTTTAAAAACCAAGTTCGTGAATCTTTCTCATTACGAAGCGGCAAAGGCGGACGATCAACTGGAAAGCATCGGTTTGATCTCTCGTATCGCGATGTTGTTTTCGGGAGTTTGGCGTTAA
- a CDS encoding LytTR family DNA-binding domain-containing protein codes for MKFNEVKIIGAMFRGADRNYFVTFSNIVYISSNGRYSVLHTPDQNLEVVGTLKQTLQRLQSEKFVRVHKQYIINMEFLGHVEYFTDGVHYAYMTDDEKSQVPVSRVYLPYTWPDQNKAEV; via the coding sequence ATGAAGTTCAATGAAGTCAAAATCATAGGAGCCATGTTCAGAGGCGCCGATCGGAATTACTTCGTGACGTTTTCGAATATCGTATATATTTCCTCGAACGGAAGATATTCCGTCCTTCATACGCCGGATCAGAATTTGGAAGTGGTCGGTACGTTGAAGCAGACCTTGCAGAGATTGCAGTCGGAAAAATTCGTACGCGTTCATAAACAGTATATTATCAATATGGAATTTTTAGGACATGTGGAATACTTTACGGACGGAGTTCACTACGCGTATATGACAGACGACGAAAAAAGTCAAGTCCCCGTAAGTCGTGTTTACCTTCCGTATACGTGGCCGGACCAAAACAAGGCGGAGGTATGA
- a CDS encoding sensor histidine kinase, which translates to MEKRGALFFLFFDRKGIFFSNLLLFSLAGSGIYFSFLQSPRTSAHLYVTLILLFMPLHFVFVSFLIRNALQGRFKNSDANTKGFEPGNVSPDREFLGSRIYNLRMTPHFLFNSLMTLRIYMESEREDAVEYLDSLSNMLRYSFRFVDRDRVSLREELDFTLSYFDLVKNKAKHPFRILIKKEVGMEIGKVFVPPFLIQTLVENSVKHAVMKSKHSIVIEVEIGWEFEDRIRITVQDNGPGARIAGDDLEEGTFFYLRRRLKEICTEADLRIQSEIGNGFKTEISLYDASLLEARSKIYS; encoded by the coding sequence ATGGAAAAAAGAGGGGCGTTATTTTTCCTGTTCTTTGATCGTAAGGGAATCTTTTTTTCAAATCTCCTTCTCTTTTCGCTGGCAGGTTCCGGAATTTATTTTTCGTTTCTCCAGAGTCCGAGAACCTCCGCGCATTTATACGTTACTTTGATTCTCCTTTTTATGCCCTTGCATTTCGTCTTCGTTAGTTTTTTGATACGCAATGCTCTTCAGGGCAGATTTAAAAATTCGGATGCAAATACGAAAGGATTCGAGCCGGGTAACGTTTCTCCGGATCGGGAATTCTTAGGTTCTAGAATTTATAATCTAAGAATGACTCCGCATTTTCTATTCAACTCATTGATGACGCTTCGTATCTATATGGAAAGCGAACGCGAAGACGCCGTCGAATATTTGGACAGTCTTTCGAATATGCTTCGGTATTCGTTCCGTTTCGTGGATCGTGATCGCGTTTCTCTAAGGGAGGAATTGGATTTCACTCTTTCTTATTTCGATCTTGTTAAAAATAAGGCGAAACATCCGTTTCGAATCCTCATCAAAAAAGAGGTGGGAATGGAAATCGGAAAAGTTTTCGTTCCTCCGTTCTTGATTCAGACTCTTGTGGAAAATTCGGTAAAACACGCGGTGATGAAATCGAAACATTCGATCGTGATCGAAGTGGAGATTGGTTGGGAGTTCGAGGATCGGATTCGAATCACGGTCCAAGACAACGGTCCGGGCGCACGGATAGCGGGCGACGATTTGGAAGAAGGAACTTTCTTTTATTTAAGAAGAAGACTGAAAGAAATTTGCACCGAAGCCGATCTTCGGATTCAAAGCGAGATCGGAAACGGGTTTAAAACGGAAATCTCCTTATACGACGCATCTTTGCTTGAAGCCCGAAGTAAAATTTATTCCTGA
- a CDS encoding LB_137 family protein, translating into MFQKFRIGAKFVFLIILFFSQNLFSDMIRLRKNKTPLVGKIIQYKENAVELSTAEGTKEIPSKEIEKIELGFDGIRTTLKTVAESQTSELILLEVVDREKFVFYDAEKSELKVVSLSEIHSAEFQFPFNPEKFQSMLSGYQVEVVLQSGERKGGVLSNIGFNTTTLTIDSQKSRIPNSSIQKIAYTRSLPSQTNPGSETIDHSVRPYEILIPGSYQIRTGRKASGATLFIGTLLSAAAAEYEYLRGKSELGKQKEFNEQAILLGKEYGLLFVDFEYEAYYEHKSKNRSFLILTSLFYVLNLFDLWTWKPDSKTVENSSFRILPSFRFPWNERSRSETEIQIRLEFGF; encoded by the coding sequence ATGTTCCAAAAGTTTAGAATCGGCGCAAAGTTCGTATTTCTGATCATCCTATTCTTTTCGCAAAATCTCTTTTCGGACATGATACGGCTGAGAAAAAATAAAACCCCTTTGGTCGGTAAGATCATTCAGTACAAAGAAAATGCAGTGGAGCTTTCGACTGCGGAAGGAACAAAAGAAATCCCTTCGAAAGAAATCGAAAAGATAGAACTCGGATTCGACGGAATTCGAACGACTCTCAAGACCGTCGCCGAATCTCAAACTTCCGAACTCATCTTGCTCGAAGTCGTCGACCGTGAAAAATTCGTTTTTTACGACGCGGAGAAATCCGAACTTAAAGTCGTATCGCTTTCCGAGATTCATTCCGCCGAGTTTCAATTTCCTTTCAATCCGGAAAAATTTCAAAGCATGCTCTCCGGATATCAAGTGGAAGTTGTCCTTCAATCGGGAGAAAGAAAAGGCGGGGTCTTATCGAATATCGGATTCAATACGACGACACTTACGATCGATTCTCAAAAAAGTCGGATCCCAAATTCATCCATTCAAAAAATAGCATATACTCGCAGCCTGCCGTCGCAAACAAACCCCGGTTCCGAGACAATCGACCACTCCGTTCGACCGTATGAAATTCTGATACCGGGGAGTTATCAAATTCGAACCGGAAGAAAAGCTTCAGGAGCAACCCTGTTCATCGGAACTCTCTTATCGGCGGCCGCAGCGGAATACGAATATTTGAGGGGGAAAAGCGAACTCGGAAAACAAAAAGAATTCAACGAACAAGCGATTCTTTTGGGAAAAGAATACGGACTCCTGTTTGTAGACTTTGAATACGAAGCCTACTACGAACACAAAAGCAAAAACCGCTCGTTTCTGATTCTTACTTCCCTATTCTACGTTTTGAATCTATTCGATCTCTGGACTTGGAAGCCGGATTCGAAAACCGTGGAGAATTCCTCTTTTCGAATTCTTCCGTCCTTTCGTTTCCCCTGGAACGAACGTTCCCGATCGGAAACGGAAATACAAATTCGTCTGGAGTTCGGCTTCTAA
- a CDS encoding DUF1566 domain-containing protein yields MKRIRIWILSILPFLIIAELLSIGPFNPGGTPGTIVDGATGLTWTQCSMGQSTTAPCSGAVTAVNWTAALNYCNTLALGGFVWRLPNIKELYTIVNYNVEGPAISGGSFPNTPSASNSYYWTSTTHPSPSGTGGRHRAMMIDFREGGSDDDVKTGLHYVRCVKGP; encoded by the coding sequence ATGAAACGTATAAGAATTTGGATTCTAAGCATTCTTCCATTTTTGATTATCGCGGAGCTTCTTTCCATCGGACCGTTTAATCCGGGCGGAACTCCGGGAACCATCGTCGACGGAGCGACAGGTTTGACTTGGACTCAATGTAGTATGGGACAATCGACCACAGCGCCTTGCTCGGGAGCAGTTACGGCGGTTAACTGGACAGCGGCATTGAACTACTGCAACACACTCGCGTTAGGCGGATTCGTATGGAGACTCCCGAACATCAAAGAATTATATACGATCGTAAACTACAACGTCGAAGGTCCGGCGATATCGGGAGGTTCCTTTCCCAACACACCGAGCGCAAGCAACTCGTATTATTGGACTTCCACCACACATCCCTCACCGAGCGGAACCGGCGGACGACACAGAGCCATGATGATCGACTTTCGGGAAGGCGGTAGCGATGACGACGTTAAAACCGGTTTGCATTACGTACGTTGTGTGAAGGGACCTTAA
- a CDS encoding DUF1566 domain-containing protein: MKADKFKFGLILGIIILFQSCLTDRPQGLVGLFFSLLEEKNVSGIPQTGVGGSPTASVHKIVIEPSSITQEAGGTVQFRAYYYIDGVLNSEVTESVNWSSADTSVITISNTPGSKGLATKVAYGSSQVTVSALSSLTSLLPGSATFTNEDATATVADLTLPILNSFSPANGSSGFSPNSFQFRYVFSEPMNTSVAPVLSFDDKMGASSFAPFPGFSYSYLWNSSTDLSVYVYPLPENFTIRWNLISTAVTDVAGNPLNTSYSGTSGTTAEYFLTPLTDTGQTQCWDASGTLIACAGTGMDAAIIGASPTSSLSGPSVNPGYANDPITYHGLTDLTWASCVNGQVWSGSDCTGTGSSNIYGAWGATWQQAVHRCREYDKLNAGAGYAGLQNWRLPTIREMQSLFDYSYYADDYIISPIHFPNIIDGNTNYWSSSVRANSKDKAFKVNIYAGKTQSADKTTNFYYHYCVTSG, encoded by the coding sequence ATGAAGGCGGACAAATTTAAATTCGGGTTGATTCTCGGCATTATCATTCTTTTTCAATCCTGTCTCACGGACAGACCGCAAGGATTAGTCGGTCTATTCTTTTCCCTCCTTGAGGAAAAAAACGTTTCAGGAATTCCGCAGACAGGCGTGGGTGGCTCTCCAACCGCATCCGTACATAAGATCGTCATCGAACCGAGTTCCATCACGCAAGAAGCGGGCGGAACGGTCCAATTCAGAGCATACTATTACATCGACGGAGTTCTCAATTCGGAAGTCACCGAGAGTGTGAATTGGTCTTCCGCAGATACTTCCGTAATAACGATTTCCAATACTCCCGGTAGCAAAGGTTTAGCGACCAAGGTTGCTTACGGATCCAGTCAGGTTACCGTATCCGCTCTAAGTTCTTTGACAAGTTTACTTCCTGGTTCCGCTACGTTTACGAACGAAGATGCGACCGCGACTGTGGCTGATCTCACGCTGCCAATTTTGAATTCTTTTAGCCCGGCCAACGGTTCCAGCGGTTTCTCGCCGAACTCATTTCAATTTCGATATGTCTTTAGCGAGCCGATGAATACGAGCGTAGCGCCCGTTTTGAGCTTCGATGATAAAATGGGAGCGAGTTCCTTTGCCCCTTTTCCCGGCTTCAGTTATTCTTATCTTTGGAATTCCAGCACCGATTTATCCGTCTACGTTTATCCCCTTCCTGAAAATTTTACGATCCGTTGGAACCTAATCAGTACCGCGGTGACCGATGTCGCGGGGAATCCGTTGAACACCAGTTATTCGGGAACGAGCGGAACAACGGCCGAATACTTTCTTACACCTTTGACGGATACCGGACAAACACAATGCTGGGACGCAAGCGGCACGTTGATCGCTTGCGCAGGAACCGGAATGGACGCGGCAATCATCGGCGCTTCACCCACAAGCTCCCTTTCCGGACCGAGCGTAAATCCGGGATATGCAAATGATCCGATCACTTACCACGGACTAACCGATCTTACGTGGGCTTCGTGCGTCAACGGTCAAGTATGGTCGGGCAGCGACTGTACCGGAACGGGATCTTCGAATATTTACGGAGCATGGGGCGCCACATGGCAGCAAGCCGTTCATCGCTGCCGGGAATACGATAAGTTAAACGCAGGAGCGGGTTATGCGGGTTTACAAAATTGGAGACTTCCCACGATTCGAGAAATGCAATCCTTATTCGATTATTCCTACTATGCGGACGACTACATCATCAGTCCGATTCACTTTCCCAATATCATAGACGGGAACACGAACTACTGGTCTTCTTCCGTGAGAGCAAACAGCAAAGACAAAGCGTTCAAAGTAAATATTTACGCAGGTAAAACGCAGAGCGCGGATAAGACGACGAATTTTTACTATCACTATTGTGTAACGAGCGGGTAA
- a CDS encoding LytR/AlgR family response regulator transcription factor encodes MRSMEKPYKTVVIEDDFVIGSFIKKEVETHGKFEVTEMFENGSDAVRFLAHNKVDLLLLDIELPDLNGFDLLKGLDDPPVTISVTGHEGNAVTAYDFGNLDYVAKPVVPERLHKALDRAYEKLSSAKNVSIHNYGTKFKGVDRNVFITFSNIVYISSNGKHSILHTVDDGIEVIGTLKDLEPKLSSGKFRRVHKQYIINMEYLAHIEYFNGGSHVAYMKDEEKSQVPVSRIYLPGI; translated from the coding sequence ATGAGAAGCATGGAAAAACCCTATAAAACGGTCGTAATCGAAGACGATTTTGTGATCGGATCTTTTATAAAAAAAGAGGTGGAAACTCACGGTAAATTTGAAGTCACGGAGATGTTCGAGAACGGTTCTGATGCTGTACGTTTTTTGGCGCACAACAAGGTGGATCTTCTTCTTCTCGATATTGAACTTCCGGATTTAAACGGGTTCGATTTATTGAAGGGATTGGATGATCCTCCCGTTACGATTTCGGTAACCGGTCACGAGGGAAACGCGGTGACCGCTTACGATTTTGGAAATCTGGACTACGTAGCTAAACCTGTCGTTCCGGAAAGATTGCACAAAGCGTTGGACCGCGCTTATGAAAAACTTTCCAGCGCGAAAAACGTATCGATTCACAATTACGGAACCAAATTTAAGGGAGTCGATCGCAACGTTTTCATCACATTTTCCAATATCGTTTATATTTCTTCGAACGGAAAACATTCTATTCTTCATACCGTAGACGACGGAATCGAAGTGATCGGAACTCTGAAAGACCTCGAACCTAAGCTATCCTCGGGCAAGTTTAGAAGGGTTCATAAACAATATATTATAAATATGGAATATTTGGCCCATATCGAGTATTTCAACGGCGGATCCCACGTCGCATATATGAAGGATGAGGAGAAAAGTCAGGTGCCGGTAAGCCGTATTTATCTTCCGGGGATCTGA
- a CDS encoding Pycsar system effector family protein, which produces MQPEYFSNTRARSSVDYLLRTVHQHHVQLSLMADQKANILIAASFVILSLALGFLQRGIYVTGIILLMGFLAVAASLAIFAVMPLSRPDKVRKKNPLFFGDFAADDEETFFKNVEAALETDASLYKAISFDIYQMGRTIYFTKYRYIRWSYRFFLAGFFSGGTLIVFESIGWIPSLIRG; this is translated from the coding sequence ATGCAGCCAGAATATTTCTCCAATACCCGCGCCAGGTCTTCCGTCGATTATCTTTTAAGAACCGTCCATCAACATCACGTTCAGTTGAGTTTAATGGCCGATCAAAAGGCGAATATTTTGATCGCGGCGTCTTTCGTGATCCTTTCCTTGGCCCTCGGTTTTTTACAGCGAGGAATTTATGTTACGGGCATCATTCTTCTGATGGGATTTCTGGCCGTTGCCGCATCCCTTGCGATCTTTGCCGTGATGCCTCTTTCCAGACCGGATAAGGTTCGTAAAAAGAATCCTTTGTTTTTCGGAGATTTCGCCGCGGACGACGAGGAAACCTTTTTTAAAAACGTGGAAGCCGCTTTGGAAACCGACGCTTCTTTGTATAAAGCGATTTCCTTCGATATCTATCAGATGGGGAGAACCATCTACTTTACGAAATACAGATATATTCGCTGGAGTTACCGTTTTTTTCTGGCGGGTTTTTTTAGCGGAGGAACGTTGATCGTATTCGAAAGTATCGGTTGGATTCCTTCCTTGATCAGAGGATAA
- a CDS encoding DNA polymerase domain-containing protein, protein MSEPIFIEGTLFDIYHIEDKIHLWLRNKNGECVLFHDFYQPIIYARGEESILKKLVQRFYELDALSAIPVVKNKTLFYENLEVPVLELKISRPSILSKVSRKLYALYGKFDIYHSDIEVSTSYMVDKGIFPLCKLRISYTEGKHGKRIHTIDADDDQIKNLEYEVPSFKILTMKLAQSHRIDMKNNSIVFGDGSQSWEFSGKDPKDLLLKIDKLLKQEDPDVILSSYGDHTIFPYLFTQAQKLRIFPAFDRDKTSPIRRNIQTKGTSYNTYGTIVYRAPSYPLFGRWHIDSENSFVHKEADLLGIVELARLSRLPMQKMARASTGKALTSIETDVALRRGYLVPWQKSAIESPKTALQLLEADKGGLVFQPDISFGMTAENVAQLDFAQMYPSTMVLHNISPECVNCSCCADDPQTPVVPGLGYKICKKRKGIVSDALEHVLERRAYYKDRIKEIHKANEEKKYGDKLYGYERKQSSLKWMLVTSFGYLGYRNAKFGRLESHESVNAFAREKLLAAKEIAEDRGYVFIHAITDSIFIRKEDSSPFAKEELNSLCIEIQKRTSVKIDVDGIYTWLLFPASSQDPQMPVANRYMGRFETGDLKCRGIGARRKDLPLFVKKAQAEMLEWMRKKITIADLKNSECEILRIYERFDELIKSERVPLEELLIRRSTSKDLDEYEVDGPTAVSLHNLKEMGISVQAGEKIRYLVLNRKAKSKDQWYLPEEAISALKRKNQKIHIDRPYYRKLLVNSFREIWSEFASFQNFDSLIDEQRWLPFDRCYRTEYELYLAGLKRIA, encoded by the coding sequence ATGTCTGAACCGATCTTCATAGAAGGAACTCTATTCGATATTTATCATATAGAAGACAAGATCCATCTATGGCTCCGAAACAAAAACGGAGAATGCGTTCTATTCCACGATTTTTATCAGCCTATCATCTACGCGCGAGGGGAAGAATCCATTCTCAAGAAATTGGTGCAGCGATTCTACGAACTGGACGCGTTATCCGCAATCCCCGTCGTCAAAAACAAAACCCTTTTTTACGAAAACCTCGAAGTCCCCGTCTTAGAACTCAAAATCTCTCGTCCTTCCATTCTTTCCAAGGTTTCCCGAAAGCTCTACGCACTGTACGGAAAATTCGACATCTATCATTCGGATATAGAGGTTTCCACGAGTTACATGGTGGACAAGGGAATTTTCCCTTTGTGTAAATTAAGGATTTCTTATACGGAGGGAAAACACGGAAAACGAATCCATACGATCGACGCAGACGACGATCAAATTAAGAATTTGGAATACGAGGTTCCGAGTTTCAAAATTCTAACGATGAAATTGGCGCAGAGCCATCGAATCGATATGAAGAACAACTCCATCGTATTCGGCGACGGTTCGCAGTCCTGGGAATTTTCCGGAAAGGACCCGAAAGATCTTCTTTTAAAAATCGATAAACTTCTCAAACAAGAAGATCCGGACGTGATTCTTTCCTCGTACGGAGATCACACCATCTTTCCTTATCTTTTCACGCAGGCGCAAAAGCTGAGAATTTTTCCGGCCTTTGACCGGGATAAAACGTCTCCGATCCGAAGAAACATTCAAACCAAGGGAACGAGTTACAACACGTACGGGACCATCGTGTATCGCGCCCCTTCGTATCCTTTGTTCGGAAGATGGCATATCGATTCGGAAAACAGTTTCGTTCACAAGGAAGCGGATCTTTTGGGAATCGTGGAATTGGCAAGACTCTCTCGTCTTCCCATGCAGAAGATGGCGCGCGCTTCCACGGGTAAGGCGCTGACGAGCATCGAAACCGACGTCGCTCTTCGAAGAGGTTATCTCGTGCCTTGGCAAAAAAGCGCGATCGAATCTCCCAAAACCGCGCTTCAACTTTTGGAAGCGGACAAAGGCGGACTCGTCTTTCAACCGGATATTTCGTTCGGGATGACGGCGGAGAATGTGGCGCAACTCGATTTCGCGCAAATGTATCCGTCGACGATGGTGCTTCACAACATCTCTCCGGAATGCGTCAACTGTTCTTGCTGCGCGGACGATCCGCAAACGCCGGTCGTTCCCGGACTCGGATATAAGATCTGCAAAAAGCGAAAAGGAATCGTGTCCGACGCCTTAGAGCACGTACTCGAACGAAGAGCGTATTATAAAGATCGAATCAAGGAAATCCACAAAGCGAACGAAGAAAAAAAATACGGCGACAAACTTTACGGATACGAACGCAAACAATCCAGTTTGAAGTGGATGCTCGTCACTTCTTTCGGCTATCTCGGATATAGAAACGCGAAGTTCGGAAGATTGGAAAGTCACGAAAGCGTAAACGCGTTCGCAAGAGAAAAACTTCTTGCGGCAAAAGAAATCGCGGAAGATCGGGGTTACGTTTTTATCCACGCCATCACGGACAGCATCTTCATCCGCAAAGAAGATTCTTCTCCGTTTGCAAAAGAGGAATTGAATTCCCTCTGCATCGAAATTCAAAAACGCACTTCCGTCAAGATAGACGTGGACGGAATTTATACTTGGCTTTTGTTTCCCGCTTCGAGCCAGGACCCGCAAATGCCCGTGGCCAATCGCTACATGGGAAGGTTCGAAACCGGAGATCTGAAATGCAGAGGGATCGGAGCAAGACGAAAGGATCTCCCCTTATTCGTCAAAAAAGCGCAGGCGGAAATGCTGGAATGGATGCGGAAAAAAATCACGATCGCAGACTTAAAGAATTCCGAATGTGAGATTTTACGAATTTACGAACGATTCGACGAACTCATCAAATCGGAACGCGTTCCTTTGGAGGAACTTCTCATCCGAAGATCCACGTCCAAGGACCTGGACGAATATGAAGTCGACGGGCCCACCGCGGTTTCGCTTCACAATCTGAAAGAAATGGGAATTTCCGTTCAAGCGGGGGAAAAGATCCGTTATCTGGTTCTCAATCGAAAGGCCAAAAGCAAAGACCAATGGTATCTTCCCGAAGAGGCGATTTCCGCTCTAAAACGGAAAAACCAAAAGATCCATATCGATCGGCCGTATTACCGAAAACTTCTCGTAAACTCGTTTCGGGAAATCTGGTCCGAGTTCGCTTCGTTTCAAAATTTCGATTCCCTGATCGACGAACAAAGATGGCTTCCCTTCGATCGTTGTTACAGGACGGAATACGAACTCTATTTGGCCGGTTTAAAAAGAATCGCCTAA
- the glyA gene encoding serine hydroxymethyltransferase, which translates to MQFLPKADPEIFAALKQEDERQENNLEMIASENFVSRAVLEAYTSTLTNKYAEGYPGKRYYNGCHNADIVESLAIERAKKLFGAEYANVQPHSGAQANMAVFLACLEPGDSFLGMNLAHGGHLTHGSPVNVSGRIYKPIPYGVDPKSETINYDEVAQLAREHKPKLIVAGASAYARTIDFAKFAEIAKEVGAKLMADIAHISGLVSTGYHPSPVGMFDYVTTTTHKTLRGPRGGLILSTLENEKVLNSRVFPGIQGGPLMHVIAAKAVAFKEALQPEYKTYIETVLANAKTLAEVFVKRGYRVVSGGTDNHLVLLDVSVKGLTGAQAADGLDEVGVTVNKNAIPFDKNPPAVASGIRLGTPALTTRGLKPADIEVVGNLICDFLDNPSDEKNRTKVKGGVKELTQKFPMTNFRLD; encoded by the coding sequence ATGCAGTTTCTTCCGAAAGCAGATCCAGAGATATTCGCAGCGTTAAAACAAGAGGACGAAAGACAGGAAAATAACCTGGAAATGATCGCCTCCGAAAACTTCGTTTCCAGAGCCGTTCTGGAAGCATACACTTCCACACTTACGAACAAATACGCCGAAGGTTATCCGGGAAAACGGTATTACAACGGCTGCCACAACGCGGACATAGTCGAAAGTCTCGCGATCGAAAGAGCGAAAAAACTTTTCGGCGCGGAATACGCGAACGTGCAGCCGCACTCGGGAGCGCAGGCGAACATGGCGGTTTTTCTCGCGTGTCTCGAACCGGGGGATTCTTTTTTAGGAATGAACCTCGCGCACGGCGGTCACTTGACGCACGGTTCTCCGGTCAACGTGAGCGGAAGAATTTATAAACCGATTCCATACGGGGTCGATCCTAAAAGCGAAACCATCAACTACGACGAAGTCGCTCAACTGGCGAGAGAACACAAACCGAAACTGATCGTTGCCGGCGCTTCCGCATACGCGAGAACCATCGACTTTGCAAAGTTCGCGGAGATCGCGAAAGAAGTCGGTGCGAAATTGATGGCGGACATCGCTCATATTTCCGGACTCGTTTCCACCGGATATCACCCTTCTCCCGTAGGAATGTTCGATTACGTCACGACGACCACCCACAAAACGTTGAGAGGACCGAGAGGCGGATTGATTCTATCTACATTAGAAAATGAGAAAGTACTAAACTCTCGCGTGTTTCCGGGAATCCAAGGCGGACCGTTGATGCACGTGATCGCCGCCAAAGCGGTGGCTTTCAAAGAAGCGCTTCAACCGGAATACAAAACTTATATCGAAACCGTTCTCGCAAACGCGAAGACGCTCGCTGAAGTATTCGTAAAACGCGGATACAGAGTCGTGAGCGGAGGAACCGATAATCACCTCGTTCTTCTGGACGTATCCGTAAAAGGACTGACCGGAGCGCAGGCCGCGGATGGATTGGACGAAGTCGGAGTAACCGTGAATAAGAACGCGATTCCGTTCGACAAAAATCCTCCTGCGGTCGCATCGGGAATCCGTCTCGGAACTCCGGCTCTTACCACACGCGGCTTAAAACCTGCGGATATCGAAGTGGTCGGAAATCTGATCTGCGACTTCCTCGATAATCCGAGCGACGAAAAAAACAGAACGAAGGTCAAAGGCGGAGTGAAGGAACTCACCCAAAAATTCCCGATGACCAATTTCCGTTTAGATTAA